A DNA window from Fragaria vesca subsp. vesca linkage group LG3, FraVesHawaii_1.0, whole genome shotgun sequence contains the following coding sequences:
- the LOC101300993 gene encoding putative pentatricopeptide repeat-containing protein At1g12700, mitochondrial-like: MANTSSSSYCRATRGMPFLHFTPLVALFHSLPTKPNKSRENHLGNRPSKHRVVSNVQDALKVFDEMIQSRPLPPVIPFNKILTQLVKLKQFPAVLSLKRQMGLVGIASDACTLNITINCYCHLNQMEYALSVLAHFFKLGLQPNVATFATLIHGFVLRNRVADAARLFSKMVVGGHCQPDVVTFNTLIKGFCAMENNTAAIQLLGKMEEYGCKPDTVSYNTIIDSLGKHTLVDEALNLFSEMVGRGIVPDVITYNSLIQGVCNIGRWKEAWRLLNEMASQGMHPGRPGKQGS, from the coding sequence ATGGCGAACACGTCTTCTAGTTCTTACTGCAGAGCCACAAGAGGTATGCCTTTTCTTCACTTCACTCCTCTTGTTGCTTTGTTTCATTCTCTTCCCACTAAGCCAAACAAGTCTAGAGAGAACCATCTAGGGAATCGACCCTCAAAGCACAGAGTGGTGAGTAATGTGCAGGATGCCTTGAAGGTGTTCGATGAAATGATTCAGTCGCGTCCTCTGCCTCCTGTTATCCCTTTCAATAAAATTTTGACCCAACTTGTCAAACTCAAACAATTTCCAGCAGTCCTCTCTTTGAAGAGACAAATGGGTCTCGTGGGAATCGCTTCTGATGCTTGTACTCTCAACATTACCATCAATTGCTACTGTCATTTGAACCAGATGGAGTATGCCTTGTCTGTCTTGGCCCACTTCTTCAAATTGGGTCTTCAACCAAATGTTGCAACCTTCGCCACTCTAATTCACGGCTTTGTTCTCCGAAATCGAGTGGCTGATGCAGCGCGACTTTTCAGCAAAATGGTGGTGGGAGGTCATTGCCAGCCGGATGTAGTTACTTTCAACACACTAATCAAGGGCTTTTGCGCGATGGAAAACAACACTGCAGCTATTCAATTACTTGGCAAAATGGAAGAATATGGATGCAAGCCTGACACAGTGTCCTATAACACTATCATCGACAGCCTGGGTAAACATACACTGGTTGACGAAGCATTGAACCTCTTCTCGGAAATGGTTGGTAGAGGTATTGTTCCGGACGTTATTACTTACAACTCATTGATTCAAGGAGTCTGCAATATTGGGAGGTGGAAAGAAGCTTGGAGATTGTTGAATGAAATGGCGAGTCAAG